In the Pseudonocardia cypriaca genome, one interval contains:
- a CDS encoding SHOCT domain-containing protein produces MPVAVPQARIEEIEMPLWDVIVSIFWFMILFTWIWLLISIFGDIFRDHELSGWGKALWILFLVVAPWLGALVYLIARGRSMNERARAQALRNEQAFGQYVRETAAAGTTSTADELAKLADLRDRGTISAEEFEQAKAKALGHGPVQGAHARRDQQATTSSIT; encoded by the coding sequence GTGCCAGTAGCGGTGCCCCAGGCACGGATCGAGGAGATCGAGATGCCTTTGTGGGACGTGATCGTATCCATCTTCTGGTTCATGATTCTCTTCACGTGGATCTGGCTGCTGATCAGCATTTTCGGCGACATCTTCCGGGACCACGAGCTGTCCGGCTGGGGCAAGGCGCTCTGGATCCTGTTCCTGGTCGTAGCGCCTTGGCTGGGTGCCCTCGTCTACCTGATCGCTCGCGGCCGCTCGATGAACGAGCGCGCTCGGGCTCAGGCCCTGCGCAACGAGCAGGCGTTCGGGCAGTACGTCCGGGAGACCGCCGCGGCCGGCACGACGAGCACGGCCGACGAGCTCGCCAAGCTCGCCGACCTGCGAGACCGGGGCACGATCTCGGCCGAGGAGTTCGAACAGGCCAAGGCCAAGGCCCTGGGCCATGGCCCGGTGCAGGGTGCTCACGCGCGCCGCGACCAGCAAGCGACCACCTCATCCATCACGTGA
- a CDS encoding DUF7144 family membrane protein — protein sequence MTEASRTSRNSHEDYYSPDTEITGWAGWVAFAGIMMIMLGFFQAIEGLVALFNDGFYLVRPDGLVVNVDYTTWGWTHLVLGAVAVAVGLGLVVGNTFARVAGIAIALISAILNLVFISAYPVWSTIVIAVDVIVIYAIVVHGRELKRTS from the coding sequence ATGACAGAGGCCTCCCGTACGAGCCGCAACTCGCACGAGGACTACTACTCACCGGACACGGAGATCACCGGCTGGGCGGGCTGGGTCGCCTTCGCCGGAATCATGATGATCATGCTCGGCTTCTTCCAGGCGATCGAGGGGCTCGTCGCGCTGTTCAACGACGGGTTCTACCTGGTTCGCCCCGATGGGCTCGTGGTGAACGTCGACTACACCACCTGGGGCTGGACGCATCTCGTCCTCGGCGCCGTCGCGGTCGCCGTCGGGCTCGGGCTCGTGGTCGGCAACACGTTCGCCCGCGTGGCCGGCATCGCGATCGCGCTGATCAGCGCCATCCTGAATCTCGTCTTCATCTCCGCATACCCGGTGTGGTCGACCATCGTCATCGCCGTCGACGTCATCGTGATCTACGCCATCGTGGTGCACGGCCGCGAGCTGAAGCGCACGAGCTGA